The bacterium genome segment CGGGCACTACTCCGCCCACGAACTTGGTCCCGTACTCGGCGCATTTGAGAGAGTGGAAGGTGCCGTGCTGCCCGGTGAAGCCCTGGCAGATAAGGCGGGTGTTTTTATCAACTAATATCGCCATGTTAGTTCGCCTCCTTTACTATCAACTGGGCCGCCTCGCCCAGCGACGAAGCCGGGATTATCTTCAGACCTGATCCGGCCAGTATCTTTTTTCCCTGTTCCACATTGGTGCCGTCCAGCCGGGCCACGATCGGGACCTTCACACCAAGGGTCTTGGAGGCCGCCACTATCCCCTCGGCGATCACGTCGCACTTCATGATCCCGCCGAAGATGTTCACCAGTATGCCCCGGACGTTGGGGTCGGACAATATGATCTTGAAGGCCTCGGTCACCTTCTCGGTGGAGGCCGAACCGCCCACGTCCAGGAAGTTGGCCGGGCTGCCGCCGTAATGCTTGACGATGTCCATGGTGGCCATGGCCAGACCGGCCCCGTTGACCAGGCAGCCGATGGTCCCGTCCAGTTTGATGTAGCTGAGGTCGTGTTTGGAGGCCAGCACCTCGTTGGGGTCTTCCTCGTCAATGTCCCGCAGGCTGGCGATCTCGGGATGCCGGGCCAGGCCGTTGTCGTCGAAAGTGACCTTGGCGTCCAGCGCGAACAGGGTGTCCTCCGGCGTCCGCACCAGCGGGTTGATCTCCACCAATGAGGCGTCCTTGGAAATGAACAGCTGGTACATCCCGGACATCACCTGGCCCAGCTGCTTGGCCAAAGCGCCTTTGAATCCCAGCTGGCGGGACATCTCCGTTCCGTGGTAGGCCCGGTAGCCGGCCACCGGGTCGACCGTCACCTTGATGATCTTGTCCGGCGTTTCCGCCGCCACTTTTTCGATCTCCACCCCGCCCTCGGTGGACCCGATGAAGATGTAGCTGGCGGTGGCCCGGTCGGCCAAAAAGCCCAGGTAGTATTCCTTGGCGATGCGGGTGTCCTCGGCCACCATTATCCGGCGGACCAGTTTTCCCCTGGGCCCGGTCTGGGGCGTTACCAGCGTCATGCCCAGAATGCTTTTTGAGTGGGCCAGCGCCTCTTCCCTGGACTTGGCCAGCTTGACCCCGCCGGCCTTGCCCCGTCCCCCGGTGTGGGCCTGGGCCTTGATGATCCAGGGCGGACCGATCAGCCGGGATAGTTTTTGTTCCACCTCGTCAACGCTGGTGGCCATGAAATCCGGCTTGACCGGGATCCCGTGGTCGCGCAGCAGCTGGCGGGCTTGGTATTCGTGAATGTTCATGGTGTTGGTTTATTTAAATTTATAAAATGTATTATTACTTTTCCTGAAAATGCCGTAAAAGGGACCAAATAAACGGACTCTGCTTAATGGCTTTTATCTAACCGTACCTATTCGTCCAGCATTAATTTATGGGGTGATTTTTTTAGTTTTTTCAGTTGTTCGCGTTCAATGGCGGTAATGCTTTTGCCTGGGACCGGCAGTTTTTCCGGTAGAGTGCCGCCCACACGTTCAATTGTTCCCCGGACTTCTTTTCCGACGATGAAATGGATTTCGTTGGCGGCATCGGCAGTTGCAGCTTTATCTTTTTTTAGTTTTTCTTCGGTTTGTGATATTCTGAACAAATTTGCTATCAATTCCGTGCTGCTCATAAAATCAAGAATTCTATCGGTTTTCTTCAGTCCCTTCTTTTTATGAATATCCTCTACTTTCAGCCCTCCATAAAGCCCCATATAACCGGCATTCTGAAAAGCCGCATATTCTTGATCGGTAATAACGCCTGCATTGTGGGCGGCTTCGGCCAGCATCTGATTCCATTGTTTGATATCACCCCGTATCACCAAGCGCTTGTTGTCCTCATCAAGCTGATTAAAATAGTCGGCTACTTCCTGCCTCCTCGTTTGAATGGCAAAATATGTTTGCCCCAAAGCGATGACCTCTTTCCGGGGGTCGCCATTTTGAACGATCAGATAACAGGCATAGCGGGACAGTTTGAAGTCAACAACTTGTTTTATGGCGGTTTTTGGCATTTCTATCGTTTTGCTGACCTCAGCAAAAT includes the following:
- the sucC gene encoding ADP-forming succinate--CoA ligase subunit beta, whose product is MNIHEYQARQLLRDHGIPVKPDFMATSVDEVEQKLSRLIGPPWIIKAQAHTGGRGKAGGVKLAKSREEALAHSKSILGMTLVTPQTGPRGKLVRRIMVAEDTRIAKEYYLGFLADRATASYIFIGSTEGGVEIEKVAAETPDKIIKVTVDPVAGYRAYHGTEMSRQLGFKGALAKQLGQVMSGMYQLFISKDASLVEINPLVRTPEDTLFALDAKVTFDDNGLARHPEIASLRDIDEEDPNEVLASKHDLSYIKLDGTIGCLVNGAGLAMATMDIVKHYGGSPANFLDVGGSASTEKVTEAFKIILSDPNVRGILVNIFGGIMKCDVIAEGIVAASKTLGVKVPIVARLDGTNVEQGKKILAGSGLKIIPASSLGEAAQLIVKEAN
- the dinD gene encoding DNA damage-inducible protein D codes for the protein MSNLIAKEYKSFEAIKHVSTDGTEFWYARELAPVLEYAQWRNFAKVLERAILACKNSGYPVSDHFAEVSKTIEMPKTAIKQVVDFKLSRYACYLIVQNGDPRKEVIALGQTYFAIQTRRQEVADYFNQLDEDNKRLVIRGDIKQWNQMLAEAAHNAGVITDQEYAAFQNAGYMGLYGGLKVEDIHKKKGLKKTDRILDFMSSTELIANLFRISQTEEKLKKDKAATADAANEIHFIVGKEVRGTIERVGGTLPEKLPVPGKSITAIEREQLKKLKKSPHKLMLDE